Genomic segment of Eleutherodactylus coqui strain aEleCoq1 chromosome 1, aEleCoq1.hap1, whole genome shotgun sequence:
aattctgacctcccattagcagaaatctggatccatctgaccagggtaGGTTTTtcggctgctcagtgatacaatttttgcgctcttttgcccgctggagtctcgtctttgtttcttgtagacacaatggtgctggaaccggTTGTCTGCTGTAATAGCCTATCCGTGGTTAGGATTGGTGTTCTCTGTGGACAGACATGTTAGTGGGAGCCCCAGCGTTGTAGCTGACTGCAGTTTGCTAGTCCGTGCCATGACTGTTAACCATGATTCcccacatcctcctctgacccctttcagtgatgacttgtttccgtccacaggatcccctttctctggatattttcctcgatcgcgccattctctgtatacacccccccccccccccctcttggcaGTGAcaccctggccccggctagtctagcaccgatgaccgggcctcgttagaagtcgctcagatcactggatttttcaATCTAATGTGGATCAACACTGAAACTGATCGGCGGataacttgtcacatgattttatgccgcactccggggtcacggggaggatTACCATACAGAGAAGCGCcaattgtgagggggggggggggtctaataaAGAGGCTGGTCAATGTATGTACTAAATGGTGGTGACCCAGACAGCCTGCCCACACATTACCGCAGACTACAGCTGGTCATGGACTTTCCCTCTACTAGACAATCACATGGCTTTAACATGGCCGTCACTGATAGGCCGACCTGACTGCCGCCAGATGTACCCACTGTAAGCCGAGCCATGGCAGCCGCTCATCTGTGCCCGGAGGGCCGTCAGAAAAGGTGTTGTAGTGATGAAACCAGCGGAAGGGATAACAACATCCCCATCTGGTGCTCCTAACCAACTACTGAGAAGTCATTCCGAGTTGCCTTATAAATTCTTCACTTTCTTTACGGTCAGTTTCTATTTTTTGCTtataacacaaaaaaaaaacacattaaatggaGACGAGACAAAATATTTCAACTGTCTTTATTGCACAATATAAACTAGAAGCTGACGCCCTTATATCATAAAGAGGTGGTCCAGGCAGCGCCTGACGGGATACACCGGGGCTGGGGGGTGCTCCGACtcctgtatagtggccggcgctcgtaagcgcagctctcactgaaatgggaccccagcctgcagttacaagcacaccTACCATTGATCTCAATGAAAGCTGCATCTGCCAATATGAGCGCCGACCACGACCCAGGGGTTGGGGCATCGGCTACTGCTCCGACCCCGACGTATCACCACAGGCGCTGCCTGGAAACCATCTTTAAGGCTCCTGGAAGAACATTTCTCCAGAAATCTCTCCCCAACATGCAAACATTAGCAGTATAAATCCAGAAATATATCACCTCTGCCATCCATAACGTCACCACAAGAGGGCGCTCTTTTTCCCTTTCCATTTTACGGTTTTATATCAACACATTGTGGCGCGGTTACCTAGCTCAGCCTTTCACACTCTCATCCAAGTAAACTACGCATAGCTCACGCATATAGCTTTactttcattggtcacatggcctttcaGCGGCTCAGTCTCATAGTGACCTGGTATACCTGGCACCACCAAACGTACAGCCCTGTGCCCGGTATGTAGGGAGACGCCGCTGCCTCTTCAAACCGCCGTTTGGTGCCGATCCTGAAGAGAGGTCATCTGTATTCaactcccagaaaacccctttgattaTCTGACCTTAAGCAGAGGGTTCCCATatgctgacagcaagcagagttcttgaaaatggtgaggaattaaaatacaaagtctattagaaagttgcagaacttttcatcccACGCCTGGACGCGCCTCGGAGAGACTTCTTGCACTTTGTCAGTTTCTTGTTTCCTCGCCATCTTTGCTTTATCCACTTTCTTGGATttcacaaaaaacacacaaaatagAACTTTAACAACTTTTAAGGGTCGGCTCAGACATTCAGGGTttaggaaaagctgggtgactccTCCTCCTTGGCCAGCGACTCCAGAGCTTTATGGAGGGGCATCCTGCGAAACAACGAGGAGTGGGACGATGCCGCCTCCTGCGCAGATTCAACGTTTTCTGCAACGTCAAAACCAAAcagaaaaaactttattaatctgcAACGAAgacaagaaaaataaaagaaagaaggaagggaaGAGATGTCCGTCGCTCCCGTTACCTGGACATGTGACCAGCGCCTCCGTCGGAAGCACAGCGGTAACGTCGCGGTACAGCAACTTTGCAGAGAAGAGAAGATTCTGTCCGTGGCGGGTCACGTTGTAGCTGAAGGCGAGGACCGTGTGCAGGGAGTTCTTCTGCAGGGTCCCGGGGGCGCAGGCGCCAGGAGAGTCCTGTGTACGAAACCGCATGACGTTATTGGGGGCgctgcaggtcacatgacctCAGCTGTTGGATAGTAAGGACTTCAGGACCGCCAAACACATATAATCATCCCGCTGCCGTCAAGTATATACGGAGGAGCTCAAGAGCCCAGTCCAGTCTATTGCCcgcagctatcagctgttttggaCTACACACAGCCTCCACAACTGCTGCAATCACAACCAGCGCTGATAAATAAAAGTGTAAGAGAGATTGCACTGAAAGCCAGGGTGAGATCTGACTGCCACacgattagggcttattcagacgttcatatatcggccgggttttcacgccaatATACTCTGTCCCTCCcgctcaccggctctctgcttctctcctcccctccgagcagttCGCAATAGGAGTGAGAATATGAGAAACTtagagcagaggtaacacgctggcctgctgaccccctaacatcaatttagagaccatagaACTTTCACTTGTtactggactaattaagtatttactgttcTGCTCATCCCTTTCTGCTATTAATCACACGCCTGTGCcgtcccatgtgatcatgtgtatatgtatttatatacatgcgtcttcagatctgttccattatagctgatgaaggaccctgagaggtctgacagctcgctgtaacatcatgtatttgtgttagccattaaaaggtatcatatctacaagaatactgagaataatcacaagTGAGCATATGCACCAGGTAAACCCCGAGCCGGCGGTGTACGAGCCTGGAGGTCAGCGGCGCTCAGTATGACTGAAGTACAAGGCGTGATCGGACCCAGGATGAAAGTAGAGGCATAATAGATCAGCACTGGCCCCTCTGGAGCCCTGCAATCTGTTTTAAAGAGGACATAATTGTGTtggccagcaggtggcagcatcgCTCAGTCAGTCTCCTGGAGAGTCAGAGGTTCAGATTGCTCAATGTGTATTTTCAttccctgacagcaagcagagttatAAAGCAGTGAGGACACACCTGCAGCCGATCCGCCTGGTATTTTCTCCCAGCAAATGCATTTATGTGATCAAACAGCAGCGAGAGGAACTTCTTCAGGCTCGTCTGCAGGTGCGCCGCGGAGATCTCCGCCAGGGGGATGACCACGGGGATGCAGTGGCGGCCGATCTGCGGCCTCTCCAGATTGTTCACCTCTATGTAGTAGGACCCCAAGTAGTGGCCTTCGAAGGCCGTGCTGAGGCAGAAGCACATCCCATGGTCAGTCTTCTTCCCGCTGATCCCTGAAAGAACAGAACGCCATGTGACCCCCGCAGATCGGACGCGGCGCACAGCTGAGGGTTCGTGATAGTTGTATCCAGTACATAATCCTCTGATGTAACTATGTCAGCAGCACAAACCTATCCGCAGCTGACAGTCTGTTACAGTGCATCAGTCCAGGTCTTATCTTGTATGTAGTGGAATTCAGCAACATCCCTCCTGGACCTGCAGGGTAGGTGGTCATATACAGGGAGGTTGGTCATATACAGGGGTGGGCGGGGGCCCGTGACAACTGCAGATGGCAGCAACACGGTGGTTTGGCGCTACTATAAATtcgtaagctcgtgtcccccctattttcTTATAGAgtgtaagcttttgtgtccccctagTTCTTCATAGAGTGCAAGCTCTTATGTCCCCGGTATATCCTCAGACTGTAAACTCGTGTCCCCCatatttcctcagactgtaagctcttgtgtccccctattccctcatagattgtaagctcttgtgtccccctattccctcatagattgtaagctcttgtgtccccctagttcctcagactgtaagctcttgtgtccccctattcctcatagagtgtaagctcttgtgtccccctggtcccttatagactgtaagctcttgtgtccccctattcctcatagactgtaagctcttgtgtccccctagttcctcatagactgtaagctcttgtgtccccctggtcccttatagactgtaagctcttgtgtccccctggtcccttatagactgtaagctcttgtgtccccctattcctcatagactgtaagctcttgtgtccccctagttcctcagactgtaagctcttgtgtccccctatttcctcatagactgtaagctcttgtgtccccctattcctcatagactgtaagctcttgtgtcccccctagttcctcatagactgtaagctcttgtgtcccccctagttcctcatagactgtaagctcttgtgtcccccctagttcctcatagactgtaagctcttgtgtcccccctagttcctcatagactgtaagctcttgtgtcccccctagttcctcatagactgtaagctcttgtgtcccccctagttcctcatagactgtaaactcttgtgtccccctatttcctcatagactgtaagctcttgtgtccccctatttcctcatagactgtaagctcttgtgtcccccctatttcctcatagactgtaagctcttgtgctccccctatttcctcatagactgtaaactcttgtgtccccctatttcctcatagactgtaagctcttgtgtccccctatttcctcatagactgtaaactcttgtgtccccctatttcctcatagactgtaagctcttgtgtccccctatttcctcatagactgtaagctcttgtgtccccctatttcctcatagactgtaagctcttgtgccccctatttcctcatagactgtaagctcttgtgtccccctattcctcatagactgtaaactcttgtgtccccctattcctcatagactgtaagctcttgtgtccccctatttcctcatagactgtaagctcttgtgtccccctattcctcatagactgtaagctagtgtccccctattcctcatagactgtaagctcttgtgtcccccctattcctcagactgtaagctcttgtgtccccctattcctcatagactgtaagctcgtgtccccctggtcccttatagactgtaagctcttgtgtccctctattccctcatagactgtaagctcctgtgtccccctatttcctcatagactgtcagctcgtgtccccctattcctcatagactgtaagctcttgtgtccccctattcctcgtagactgtaagctcttgtgtcccccctatttcctcatagactgtaagctcttgtgtcacccctatctcctcatagactgtaagctcttgtgtccccctattcctcagactgtaagctcttgtgtccccctattcctcatagactgtaagctcttgtgtcccccctatctcctcatagactgtacgctcttgtgtccccctatttcctcatagactgtaagctcttgtgtccccctattcctcagactgtaagctcttgtgtccccctattcctcatagactgtaagctcttgtgtcccccctagttcctcatagactgtaagctcttgtgtcccccctagttcctcatagactgtaagctcttgtgtccccctattatctcatagactgtaagctcttgtgtcccccctagttcctcatagactgtaagctcttgtgtcccccctagttcctcatagactgtaagctcttgtgtcccccctagttcctcatagactgtaaactcttgtgtccccctatttcctcatagactgtaagctcttgtgtccccctattcctcatagactgtaagctcttg
This window contains:
- the CENPO gene encoding centromere protein O, whose amino-acid sequence is MEQAETLFREGVLSHLDQLETLSHNLAVKQERSLREAEALQEKRAAILQLKKERDELRTKVTRQEEQIRALSVKAEGSRPQGPNTKKALLGLKLEGVTGMMEALWFTGISGKKTDHGMCFCLSTAFEGHYLGSYYIEVNNLERPQIGRHCIPVVIPLAEISAAHLQTSLKKFLSLLFDHINAFAGRKYQADRLQDSPGACAPGTLQKNSLHTVLAFSYNVTRHGQNLLFSAKLLYRDVTAVLPTEALVTCPENVESAQEAASSHSSLFRRMPLHKALESLAKEEESPSFS